From one Botrytis cinerea B05.10 chromosome 7, complete sequence genomic stretch:
- the Bcmrh4 gene encoding Bcmrh4, with protein sequence MLRPKPAKCLLCSFRAAQNPPIQKWPSRSMSMRSRLPSRPNRMSLAGAGKVSSSPTKEGPTRRKQDGPFGGMNLREAKIRGVPERPSAAQERRSSRLDRGDKDDKKGRGFHALKMQRALSPVSYTRRSDIKDRIKEVDSFEQFALLDSVKEAIYKQALPEIESHVPTPVQRIAVPALLGNQQKKGKQSESEQYLIAAETGSGKTLSYLIPTINAVKIAEAKDAEIEAYEKELQEEKLRQNNLTLVSPPLSNMPHPTTGRPRAIILVPTSELVTQVGTLVKAFGHTVKFKSAMISSNFSGKVIRNRLFSPSGIDVLVSTPHLLSSIADSDPNILSRVTHLVIDEADSLLDRGFSPLTSAIIDRATPSLEQLVLCSATIPRSLDSFLRKRFPSINRLVTPNLHAIPRRVQLGVVDVERDPYRNNKNLACADTIWTIGKAAAEHDGPVKGVMDVKRILVFVNEREKTQEVADYLKSKGIDAIALSRDTPEERQSEMLASFTSSARLSMPKPESHPGSLSDNQPNYVPFGKVAPPVKRQLPNTKVLVTTDLGSRGIDTVAVRHVILYDVPHSTIDFIHRLGRTGRMGKRGRGIVLVGKGDRRDVVKEVRDGMFEGKALI encoded by the coding sequence atgCTCCGGCCGAAGCCTGCAAAATGTCTGCTCTGTTCATTCAGAGCAGCTCAGAACCCGCCGATCCAAAAATGGCCCAGCAGATCCATGTCTATGAGATCTAGACTACCCAGTCGACCAAATCGCATGAGTCTGGCGGGCGCAGGAAAAGTTAGCTCGTCGCCAACAAAAGAGGGACCTACAAGAAGAAAGCAAGATGGACCTTTTGGGGGAATGAATCTGCGAGAGGCGAAAATTCGTGGAGTTCCAGAACGACCATCAGCGGCACAAGAACGTCGATCATCGAGGCTCGATCGCGGAGATAAAGATGACAAGAAGGGCAGAGGGTTTCATGCATTGAAGATGCAAAGGGCTCTTTCGCCAGTTTCATACACCAGGAGGTCGGATATAAAAGATAGAATAAAGGAAGTAGATAGCTTCGAACAATTTGCCCTGTTAGACAGTGTGAAGGAAGCAATCTACAAACAGGCTCTTCCAGAAATTGAAAGCCATGTTCCGACACCGGTACAAAGGATTGCCGTACCAGCCTTGCTTGGGAATCAACagaagaagggaaagcaGAGTGAGAGTGAGCAGTATTTGATTGCTGCTGAGACTGGGTCAGGGAAAACATTATCATATTTAATACCAACGATAAATGCAGTCAAAATTGCAGAGGCAAAGGATGCGGAGATTGAGGCCTATGAGAAAGAGTtacaagaagagaaactaCGACAAAATAACTTAACACTGGTCTCACCTCCTTTATCCAATATGCCACATCCTACAACAGGCAGACCAAGAGCAATCATACTTGTGCCCACGTCTGAATTGGTAACCCAGGTGGGGACACTTGTAAAGGCGTTTGGGCATACTGTTAAATTTAAATCGGCCATGATATCTTCTAATTTCTCTGGGAAGGTCATTCGTAACcgtcttttctctccatctggAATTGATGTACTTGTATCTACACCTCATCTCCTCTCGTCTATTGCCGACTCCGACCCAAACATTTTATCTCGCGTCACTCATCTTGTGATTGATGAAGCCGACTCTCTCTTGGATCGAGGCTTCTCCCCCCTAACATCAGCAATCATCGATCGCGCCACTCCATCGCTCGAACAACTCGTTCTCTGCTCTGCAACAATTCCTCGTTCTCTCGACTCATTCCTTCGAAAGCGATTCCCCTCCATTAATCGTCTAGTTACACCAAACCTTCACGCTATTCCTCGACGTGTCCAACTCGGCGTCGTCGATGTTGAACGTGATCCATATCGTAACAATAAAAATCTCGCTTGCGCAGACACTATCTGGACCATTGGCAAAGCGGCTGCTGAACACGATGGGCCCGTCAAAGGAGTAATGGATGTCAAGCGCATCTTAGTATTCGTTAATGAGCGCGAGAAAACCCAAGAAGTGGCTGATTATCTCAAATCCAAGGGTATAGATGCCATCGCTCTATCTCGTGATACTCCGGAGGAACGTCAGAGTGAGATGTTGGCGTCTTTCACTTCATCCGCCAGACTCAGCATGCCTAAACCAGAATCTCATCCTGGATCTTTATCAGACAATCAACCAAATTATGTACCATTTGGAAAGGTCGCTCCTCCAGTTAAGAGACAATTACCTAACACCAAAGTCTTGGTTACTACGGATTTGGGCTCGAGAGGTATCGATACTGTGGCTGTAAGACATGTTATTCTATATGATGTGCCACACTCCACGATTGATTTTATCCATAGACTGGGTAGAACTGGACGTatggggaagagaggaagaggcatAGTTTTGGTTGGAAAGGGAGATAGAAGGGATGTGGTTAAGGAAGTCAGAGATGGCATGTTTGAGGGCAAGGCATTGATTTAA